The Bacteroidales bacterium genome contains the following window.
GTTCTAAAAAAGCATGGCAACGATTATTAATAATGTTAGGTGGAATATTATTTAATATAATTTTGGCGTTCTTCATATATAGTATGGTATTATTTACCTGGGGCGAAAAATATCTTCCCGCTTCAGAAGTTACTTATGGAATTATGACCGACTCTATTGGTTACAAGGTGGGGTTAAGAAATGGAGATAAAATTATATCGTTAGATAATAAACCGGTCGATAACTTTAGAAAAATTGTTCACGATATTTTGCTCGAAGATATTAAAACTATACAAGTTAAACGCAACGATTCTATTATAAACATTCTGCTCCCTTCTGATATTAAAGCCGATTTAGTTAAAAATCCAACATTTTTAGAAGTTCGTATTCCTTTTATTGTTGATGCATTTATAAGTAATTCAGCGGGCGAAAAAGCAGGTATAAAAAAGGGCGATAAATTTATTGCTATCAACGATTCTGCTGTTACATATTTTGATGAAGTAAGAGCAATGTTGTCGCGTCATAAAAACGAGAAGGTTACCCTAAAGCTTTTAAGAAATAACGATACGGTATCGTTAACGCTTACTATACCTCCCGATGGAAAATTAGGCATTTTTCCATTATCCGATTTAGAAAAATTTTTCAAGCTTAAAGAGATTCATTATGGTTTCTTTGAGTCGATTCCTGCAGGTTTTGTAAAAACATTTAGCATGCTCGATAGTTATATTAAGCAATTTAAGCTTATTTTTTCACCCGAAACAAAAGCTTACGAATCGGTAGGCGGCTTTATTTCGATTGGAAAAATATTCCCAGCTGAATGGGATTGGCTTTCGTTTTGGAGCATGACGGCTTTTCTTTCTATTATACTTGCATTTATGAATTTACTTCCTATCCCTGCTTTAGATGGCGGACATGTATTGTTTTTGATATTCGAAATTATTACTCGCCGCAAACCCTCCGATAAATTCTTAGAATATGCTCAAATAGTGGGTATGGCTATTTTATTTGCTTTGTTAATATTTGCTAATGGTAACGATATAATTAAACTGTTTAAATAATTTACTGCTTTTTGAGTGAAGGATTAAGTTCGTAAGATTTATTTAGATAATAATCTGCATTGGTTTTATCACCTAAATTTTGATACGTTATTCCTATAAAATAATGAGCCATTGCGTTTTGTGGATTGTATTCAATACATTTTTTAAATGCAGCAATCGCTTCATTAAAACGCCCTAAAGTACCGTAAGTGCTACCTAAATTCATCCAAGCATCCGAAAATTTTGGGTCGTAACGTACAGCATTTTCATACGCTTCGAGTGCTTTGTCGTATTGTTGGCGATTAAAGTAAATAACTCCCATGTTGCTGTATGTAATCGATTTTCCTGGTGCAAGCTTCAGACAAGTATCGTAATAAGCCAAAGCTTTGTCCAGTTCGTTTTTACGAAAATATGCTAATCCAAGTTGATCGTAGGCATCTGCAAAAGTAGGAACGATTTTTCTTGCCTTTTTGAAATAATAAATAGCAGTATCTAAGTATTCGGGTTTAACTACTATGCCATTTTCCATAGCTTTGCCTTTCATTATTTCTAAACCATAATAATAATTCATGTGAGCCGATTGAGGTGATTTAAGAATATCAGCTTCGTAAAGCGATAAGCTACTTTTCCAATCTTTGTTTCGGCTCCAGGTTAAACCTAAATAAATAATTAAAATAGGCAATATAATAAAGAAAACTTTATCCGAAAATACTTTACTAAATTCAACTTGTTTTTCTAAAGAATTAAATATTTTGAGTACAAAATAAGAAATGCTAATTGTAAATGCTAGCGAAGGAACAAATAAAAGACGTTCACCAAACGATGTCCCAATTAAAATTATTAAATTTGAATACACCGACATGGTTATAAAGAAAAATAAAATAGCAAATGATAAAATATGTTTTTGTTTAAATTTCCAAATAGCAAATACCGCTATTATTAAATAAAATAATAACGAAATAAGTACATATATATCATCAAAACCAACAATGGCGATTTGATTATATGAGTAATCGCAAGCTAATGGATAAGGTATAAGTAATTTCCATATATAAAGTCCTAATAATTTTATTGCGGTTGCTGTTCGTGTTATAAAATCTGGAGCTGCTACTAATAAGTTGTCTACCATACTAGTTTGGTCTAAATGAGCTTGATTGCCAATAGCTCTGTAACGCATAGCAAAAAAGATTAAAACCGGAATAAAATAAAGTAAACTTAAAGTAAAATAGGTCGATTTTTTTTCTTTTGTAAAAAAATAAAAAATTAGCGGGATAATAGCTAAAAAAGTGATAGCACTCTCTTTGCTTAATAAAGCTAATAAAAATGTAAATAAGGCACTTATAAAAGCCCCCCTTTTTTTAGTACTTAAATATTTGAACAATAGCAATATAGACGCGATACTAAACAAAAAGGCTAAAATTTCGTCCCGACTTTTGATATTGGCTACCACTTCAGTATGAATAGGGTGCAATACAAAAAATAGTGTTGTTATAAAAGCTAAAAGTATAGAATAATTAGCAAAAATTTTTTGAAGCAATTTAAATAACAGTACACAAAGTAAGCCGTATAAAAGCAAATTTATAACATGTCCTGCTTTAGGGTTGTCAGGCCAAATTTCCCATTCAATGGCATACATGATTAAGGGTAATGGGCGATAAAGATTATCGGGTGAATTCCAATAACCATATCGATATCCTGTTTTTAAAATGGTAGCTATTCCTGCAGTACCCTGTTTTACTACAAAATTTTCTTTAATAACCGAAAAATCGTCTAATACATAGCCATGATTAATTGTATTAGCATATGCAATAAAAGCAACTAAAAAAATAAAAACATAATAAGGATACCATTTTTTTTTACTAGCGCTAGTATTGGTTGAGATATGCTTATTTTTAGTGTTTAATCGCTTATTATTAGCCATATTTTAATAATTATTTGATGAAAGCATTACTAAAACACACCATTCTATTACTTCAATGCCTTTGCTTTGGGCTAATTCTTTTAACTCTTTGTT
Protein-coding sequences here:
- a CDS encoding tetratricopeptide repeat protein — encoded protein: MANNKRLNTKNKHISTNTSASKKKWYPYYVFIFLVAFIAYANTINHGYVLDDFSVIKENFVVKQGTAGIATILKTGYRYGYWNSPDNLYRPLPLIMYAIEWEIWPDNPKAGHVINLLLYGLLCVLLFKLLQKIFANYSILLAFITTLFFVLHPIHTEVVANIKSRDEILAFLFSIASILLLFKYLSTKKRGAFISALFTFLLALLSKESAITFLAIIPLIFYFFTKEKKSTYFTLSLLYFIPVLIFFAMRYRAIGNQAHLDQTSMVDNLLVAAPDFITRTATAIKLLGLYIWKLLIPYPLACDYSYNQIAIVGFDDIYVLISLLFYLIIAVFAIWKFKQKHILSFAILFFFITMSVYSNLIILIGTSFGERLLFVPSLAFTISISYFVLKIFNSLEKQVEFSKVFSDKVFFIILPILIIYLGLTWSRNKDWKSSLSLYEADILKSPQSAHMNYYYGLEIMKGKAMENGIVVKPEYLDTAIYYFKKARKIVPTFADAYDQLGLAYFRKNELDKALAYYDTCLKLAPGKSITYSNMGVIYFNRQQYDKALEAYENAVRYDPKFSDAWMNLGSTYGTLGRFNEAIAAFKKCIEYNPQNAMAHYFIGITYQNLGDKTNADYYLNKSYELNPSLKKQ
- the rseP gene encoding RIP metalloprotease RseP, whose amino-acid sequence is MNEIIIKALQLILSLSILVIIHEFGHFFFARLFKTRVEKFYLFFNPWFSIAKKKIGETEYGIGWLPLGGYVKISGMIDESMDKEQMKMPPQPYEFRSKKAWQRLLIMLGGILFNIILAFFIYSMVLFTWGEKYLPASEVTYGIMTDSIGYKVGLRNGDKIISLDNKPVDNFRKIVHDILLEDIKTIQVKRNDSIINILLPSDIKADLVKNPTFLEVRIPFIVDAFISNSAGEKAGIKKGDKFIAINDSAVTYFDEVRAMLSRHKNEKVTLKLLRNNDTVSLTLTIPPDGKLGIFPLSDLEKFFKLKEIHYGFFESIPAGFVKTFSMLDSYIKQFKLIFSPETKAYESVGGFISIGKIFPAEWDWLSFWSMTAFLSIILAFMNLLPIPALDGGHVLFLIFEIITRRKPSDKFLEYAQIVGMAILFALLIFANGNDIIKLFK